In Lactuca sativa cultivar Salinas chromosome 5, Lsat_Salinas_v11, whole genome shotgun sequence, the DNA window agtgtctaagtccataactattttggtatgtacttgacccgattatgagcatggtccttttgggttgccttcaccatagcaatatgtaggatgatttaaggagagaaaggtttaaatatgatttattgatatattatgagaataatatattaaaggagaaatcatattatttaattaatattagtcaagaattaattgataattaattttgtggctaaaagagattaattaaactcagggaactggactgcaattattggataattgagttattgggctaaggaatgctaaaggatcaaggggtgaacgaaattatgatggaagcccatcatattttcgtccatggccttatccagaaggttcaatgggctgcttagagtttaagctgtccattagggttttgactgaaaccctagcagcccacacaagtatataaaggaccccttaggctccaaaaacgtggacaattgattctctagggtttctagtcgtttttgggcagcctctctcttctcctcttcatccaagttgtatatggtgtttgtgactccattagaggtgcaacacttgaggcactaagctttctaaggccaatccaagcaaggaattgattgttattgctatataacaatcaaaggtaattctctaaaccctaattcagtttataatatgttagatctaagtttattagtcttggattcaaagcatgtacaatagagaaacctagatccaagcattagggtttgtatgagcacataggattgttcttatgcctaaaacccatcaccctttccttaaagccttggacgatttctcatggtttccccatagaattcgtccactccttaatatatggcaatccatagcccaaattgcaattatcttataattacaattccagtctcttaagtttaattaatctcttttagtcacaaaactaattaccaattaattattgactaatattaattaaacaatatgatttctcctttaatatattattctcataatatattaatatcctttctctccataattcatcctatcaagttgctttggtgaaggcaacccaaaaggaccatgcaccatcaggtcaagtacataccaaaatagttatggacttagacactaatccaacaaagttttccttggaactcgtcgagttgatggcctcaactcgacgtgttgaagGCTTTTGGGTCACGCATCTTTTTGGactaacttgacgagttggtgagTAAAACTCAACAGGTTGGCGGCTGGTTGAGAAactctaaattttagggtttgcaccccatATAACCTCCTAAAGTCCTTGAGGCTGATCTTTTATCAACCTCCAAAACCTAGTATCGGCTTTGTGAACCCAAATCTTCATTACATCTCATATTGTGAGTTAGTGTGGCATTTTGGAGCAAAAGAAGGAGAAGATTGAGAGAAGGAGGCAAGGATCTAGCAAGTTAAGCCCTCATCTTCAATTTGGCACtcttttggaccattgtaagtattCAAAATCTGGTTTTTATCTATCTGTgtagctagatcttgagttttgtccctttttctccttattattggatgttgcaatggatgggcttcataaagtttgcaactttttgAATCTCCAAGTCAAGATGACCTTAGAGTGGGTTAGATCTGGTCTTTAGTCAAGCTTTGATGCTATGCATGGAGTTTAAGTCATATTTCCCCTTTTTGACCCATTTttggttcaagacatgcattggacatgcatgtctataaagcacccaCCTTTGGGACGTTTTTGAGGCTAGAATCTGTTCTAGAAAAGTTGGGTTCCAGATCTCAAGGATTttgtgcttaatggttaagcctttgAGTTTTTAAGCCttgtggaagggtttttgagcattttgagtagccgaaaaggataaagttggaaaatttatcctttTAGACACAtttggagtttagatctgagCCTTAGAGTCCCTGGAAATCGAAGAATCAACTCTATGTGTTAAGAtggggaaaactcgacgagttgtccagccaactcagcgagttggctagggtttgccCTGACTTTTTGAGTACTatagaaatcgacgagttgggtcaacatggactgttgaccttgatcattgactttgaccatggttgaccaagttggacttttgagggcattttgggtattttgagattTTGATAGGTTGGTCATGATGGTTGTAGGCTTTGAGGcgggagctgagattcggagttagaTCTTATCAGTTcaactacttgtgaggtgagttttcatcattgtactttcgggtcgaaggcaccaaggtcggttcattggtttgataacctaacattgttgatatgttgagtatggtaTAGATATGCATGTTAGTCTTAATATGCTAGTTTGGTAGATCTATGGGACTACATGTGATACTGTGTGTTTATCTGTATAtgatattatctgttatatgtcgacatattgtatgggttgggttgaggttgtactgctccatgctatagccaacaaaccctggagtatgccagatatgagttgagggtcagggagggcatgccagactcataatgAGGATTCATGAGTATTTCAAATACGAGCTAAGGGCCGGGAAGGGCATGCcaaactcgtactgagggcttagcGGTATTCAATCTAAGGACTGATCAGGCCTGGGAGCAAGCcatacataagttgtgggccgagGGCAGGccaaacttatgttgtgggctcagaggTAATCCAATTTGTTAagctgtggacccattacatgctgttattatatttgtgttatttgttatgtatcggtattttgggggaactcactaaactttgggcTTACAATCTTTGGATTATGTGTCAGGTACTTTAGAGAATCACagtaaggcgaaggcgtgaccgtgcacctcttcatattttgttttacgattttgggatttctctgatgtgaaactttgaaaacaatttgtaaacaatgattgTTTGgggtttattttaaaatttaaaattttcaagaattttacgaATGTTACAGTTAAATGATGGTGAtgctgactgttgactttgactttgactgtcGACTTGTTGACCTGGGTTGACTTTTGATCAAATTGCTAGTTTTAGAATATAGACTAAGATGTGACCTTGTATAATTCGTTAAGTAGATTGTAGCACCTGTTCTGTGACTTAAGTTGTGGTTTGTCTGACTTCGTGAGGAAGGTGAGTCGTCTCACTATACTATGCAGGTTGCtagattgtctttgtgactcttgaatGAAAGATTGTGGTGGGATCATAGCACCTATATGAAAAACTATGGTTAGTCATAACATTTGTATGAAAGATTGTGGTTGGATCATAACATAAAGGCTACGGTTGAGTCGTAGTTTGGAAGTGACtataagactatggttggatAGCATTTACAAAGGGTTGAAATACACCCTTAGGGTTGGGCcattgatatgtatgatatgtggtattttgaaaaacgccattgatatgtatgatatgttgtaTTTTGAAGAACTCGTTACGttttgtgcttacatttttgtggtttaaacattttcagtTACTTCCAGTTCCAAAGAGCAGGGTCTGGTTTGACTGCACAACATTCCCTGATGATTTTTCCGCACTAATTATTATCATTTTACTCTTATGTTTGAGATACATTTTACTATGACTGATTTTGGAACAAATGTTGTATGGATTTGATggtttgaaaatgaaattttcttatcaatatttttgggacgttacaccatCTCTCATTATAATTCCATGAACCTAAGTTTCACATATTTGGTAAAATACTCAGCAACCAAGTTTAATCTGCATCACAGTTCACCAtgtttaaaacattaaacaaaataAACACATCACAGTTCACCAtgtttaaaacattaaacaaaataAACACATCATAATTCAGTACATGCTAAACACAAATTCTTCCAATTTCACTTGAAATCTTAGCAAATCGAACAAGATTTGAGCTATGTTAGtgatttttatcttttaaaactaACCACATATTTTACACAGTTCACCACATTTATTAATTTCTACTAAAATCAAACATACAACTCAAAAGAACGGATCTACCTTGTTGTTAAAACCACCAGAAGTGACTTATGCTTTTTTTTTGAGTAAACCCTATGAACAAGCTATATGTCTAGCAACTTGTAGTTAGAAATTGCGTCTCCTTTTTAAGGTTTGCATTGAATGATGTGAATTTGACATATCATTGTAGCATACATCAGGAACAAAAGCAGCAGTACTCATTTCATGACAATGTTCTTGTTTTGGCGAACATAGTCCTGAAGCAGTAGGTGGTGAATATATCTGTGGGACTGCCCAAGATGATTCGGACACCTGCCCCAAGCAATCCTCACTGTCCAATTCTACCTCCAATGCTCTTAGAATTGAACAACAGTCTGAGTCTCCCATCTTGCTAGAATCACCCtaaaagattaattatgattctTGAATATCATATCAAGTATTACTAAAGCGTTGTAGTTTGAAATATCTACCCAATTACAGCATTGTATTTTCAATTTTTCTTATTAgaacattatactttgaaaaatctacccaaatATGGCATTTATTTCTATACAATGTTGCTATTTATTGCATTTTAAACCTATATAAGAAGTTTATGTGTTTTACCTTATTGGATGAGGTGTTGTTTATGTAGTCATAATTCTGATTGGGATCGGTCAAACCAAAAAACTCATCGAATTGCCATTGTTGGATGACTTCAGCTGGAGAACCTCCACCATAAGTCAACTTAGGATATGAAAAATCTTCACGCAAAACTTTGTTGTATTGGGTGTTTGTTGACTTTGGGAGAGAAAGTGATTCTGGGATTTTTTCACAGGGGAGTGACTTCACGGATGAAGAAGAAACAGGATCAGAAGAAGTTTCAAGCCCTATTTTCACACCAGTAAGTAGAAACCTCTGGTGTGATGAAACAAGAGAGTTGACTGTATGAATGGCAACATCACATTTTCTGCATAATAAAGCCCTGTCTTCCAGACAAAAGAAGTAGCCATCTCCTTCCTGTATGATAGAGTAGAGATTAGTACATCATACTATCTCATAAGTAAATATGGCAAGACACAAACTTTGAAGCTTCTGAAAGTAAATCACAGTAAACAGGAAGGCAAAACAGATGGGGTGGGGTCTATTCATctttggttttcaacaaaaatgGGAACATGACATGGCAATAAAAGTACCAATCTGAAACTTGTCTGTCCTTTATGTTCAAACATGATTACATGATCATTTTCATCATATACTTCCAAACAGTATAACTGAAATCAATCAAAAGTTGTTTTCACAGGTAAAAGTCAAATCACGCAGATGACAGACCTAATTTCGAAAGAGATTCTTTTTATTGTTATCAAGTGTGTTCTCTTTCGTGAGATATAATAAACATCTCTTCATCACAATCATTCAAGGAAAAATGAATCGAAACACAAAAAATTCAAACAATTATGAAAATCATCAATAACTTACAGATACACGTCTGTATATGCACATCACATACCTGGCATATATCACACTTAGGCATCTGCTTATTGGAATTAGAAAGAGGAACTCTCTGATGTTTACTCGCGAGCTTGTTAGCAGCGTGTATCTTTTCGTCGCAAGCCCAACACAACGCCGCCTCGTCGGCGCAACAAAGCACCGTCGCCTCCGCCGATCCACACACATTACATTGGATCTTCATCCTTTAATTAATCTTATCGATCGTCTTTCTTTGAAATTTGTTTGAGATCTGCTCAGACTCAGAGAGAATTGGAGAGAGTTTAAGAAGCGAAGAGGGATGATAGAAGGGGGAGAGTTAAGACAGGCGGGTGTCACTAGAATATATACGGATTCGTATTTCAGTGGATAATTAGAGTtggttatttttttgttttaaaaatgtaTGATATTTTTTCAACGAGTTTGATGCGGACACGTGTCGCTTAGTTGCGTTGATGAATCAGACGGAGACCGGCTGATCTGGCTTTCACGGATATTTATAAGATTTTCTAAATATTGAGCGACAGCGacaaacattttaagtatggaatTATTTAGATATTTAAAATTTCAatcaattaatttattttttattgataaaatgacaacatataaaaatgtataacaggttcaatttttttttatccaaaaactTTTATATTCTATAAAATATCTTAATTCTCATCGTACAACTAGTGAGAACACCAAACTGTACAGCTAAATAATTTCGTATAGTAAAACCAATTCTTTTAAATACTATATCCATAGATCTAAAGGATATaacatcatacatacttataaagctagcattttttcttaaatcttatgcatttgaaacccccatttttaacttcctcaaaccatattcatttgaaactccattTTTTAACTAatacaactcaaaagttttcttaattatgatttaacactcaaaagttttataacctatattatgtttaattagcatttagtgaaaagtttactataaaaaggtcaatcttttgtgtcttttgtattatataaaatcttacatgtaagatttgaagatattgtgattcaaaagttttcatatagttgaagcattgatgatccaaatatgatgatttgaaaaatgggtaatatgattttttttctttcaaccaaaacaaatgaagcttttttattctttctttatattcagtttctcatttaatctttatatgtcatttgtgtgtattactcaatcttgaatgtgactctccaaacatcaatgttttgcttggaatatctttctgattcttctgtttcaagaaaaatattttgattgcaggttagtgaagaattgtcatcaaatttctatggttgaatggtgttaaatgaagaaagaagattcataaaatggatataggttttttttgtttaaacaaagttgacgaatgttagttttttcttttgatttaaatgtatgtttatgtaacatctttatttatatattcaaccacccaatgctcttatttatttgattctagtttttctattttgattatgtttattttctactattttttttgttgggttatcctacacaacatatttaaaagacaatatttaaaagataacataattttgaacatttgatatgtaattatgatagacttatcatgatatgttcttcatatgaaagtaatttatccatattactacgacaagaattacatatgacatttacgaatatatatatatatatatatatatatatatatatatatatatatatatatatatatatatatatatatatatatatatgatttgtttaacatgtatacGCACCTATTTAtgctataaatttataattaaatatctttatgtttaataatgaaatggattaaaattatgcatcaaaaccaataataataataataataataataataataataataataataaaatatacattttcaagtaccacattcatttgaaactcacgctacaactcaagagttttctaatttatgtatatttattagttacaactcaaaagtttttaacttatgattattaattagtaatcactaataactttttatttccCTTTCTTTtgtaaggttgtaaagtttttctcattaaaaacattaatgtatttgaagagatttgtgatttaaatatgaagaattaatataaatgttataaaatatgttttagtgttcttatgttattaaaagttatagtgtttatttttcatattttttattaattgttGTATATATATcctttttaatacaaatgttataatagatgtttttctatttttattttactaaaagttgcagttcatatttttgttcatacgtttcgttacccgttatattatcatttatttgatataatttacataattttaaacggtttaagaaattatcaaataattgtatatatcacaataATGTTTATTTCAAACTAAATATACATTTTCAAGTAAAActataatatttaataaaactaatatgttaactatatatttgctttactactaacattttattttaaagtagaaatattaaataataatttggtaaaagttattattttaactatataattttatTCTCGCGCAACGCGCAGGGATTCGTCTAGTTGTTATATATGATCCGTTGTACTCCATTAAGAAGCTACACCGACCGGTTGTAAGAGTAGGCAATAGGGGCTTGTACACAAGGCCCAATTTTTTATGGGacccaactttttttttttcatatccaTAGTCCAACAAATACTATGAATGTGAGGGTCCTGGATTTAACAAAGGATTTATCTCTTTAAATAAAAGCAAttgattttactttaagttatGGGTTCTCAATTGGTAATAGTTAAAACTGATAACACTTTGTTAAAAATGGCGAACATTTGATTGTAAATCAAAACtcaaacggatctgattaatTAATTCATCAACATTTTGTTGTAATTTTGTAAtgattaaattaattagaaaaagttaaaaactatattattaaaattgcaattaagttttttttaaacaTCGCTATGTTTATTTTAATAAACTTAATGGTATCTTCAAACTTAAAAGTATTGGACTTGTATACTTTTgtggttatttttttttatttttttttattgcacATTTAATTCATTATCAATAAAGTAAAACCTAAACTTATCCACGGAGAACGAAATCTTAGAGTATAGACTATGAAAAGTTAATCAACTTATTTGCTGTTAGTAATGTTAATGTTAGGAGAGCTTTACGGGTCGTCGGTTAGATGTACCATATGCAATTACtcattaaaatattatgattttgCTTTCTTTATGGTTATAAAGTTTatcaacgttttttttttttttaaaatactttaTGTATTTTAATTCGTTACATGTTAGGGCTAAGGGCCTTTTTTTCGGTTCGTCCTGGGTATTTGAATCCTCAGGACCGGCACTGCTACACCGCATCCGACACGAGAAActaaacgtatcaaatgcaaatgataTAAACaggtgttgattttccatgcacgattTCTTGTGTTTGGTGAAATTGCATGTAACAGTTTTTAAAGCAGTTTGTCCCGCCGTGATACCCCCATCTCTCAAGCCCACGAGAGGGGATACTCTTGTAAGATCCACACATGTGTGTTTCCCTccaacccatccaaaaatcaaaacgtcAGCCGATTTAAGGGTTGACATTCCTTCTGCCGGGTTAGTCAAGAAATTCACAGGAGCCTCTTTCTTGGCGGAAACTCCAGCacgcttaaatatgtcaaacaaaacatccATAACCATATTGTGCCTGTATTTGAACCCCAAGTTGTATCAAATTCACAGAGTTTTCGTCTCTCTTTATGGCTAAGCTACTAATGAAAATAGTATCTCTACTAATAACTCCCCAAGAAGTTTCACCCCCAATGGCAGCCTCCCGATGCCAACCGGGAATAGTCCCTCACGTAGCTTCCTACCATCACACGAGGGCCAAAAGAGCTTGTTTTTCTTGATATTCAACTGAAGGCCTAATTTTGGGCCAATCACCTTAATGATGTCCAAATCTTTGGCCACCTCCTACGAATTTCCAATAAGTGTGTCATCATCAAGGTACCATACATGTAGAAGAAGCTTGCAATTATCTCTAATATTACGCAAGAGCAGGTGCAACACAAGTGAAAAGAGAAGTGCTCTCAAGGGGTCTCCTTACTGAACCCCAGTAGCATACCAAATATGTGTGTCTCCTAGATACAACCTTGTTGCTTGACCATATAGGAATTCTACCCACAAGTATATAAAAGGGCACATCAATCCGACATCTTGAAGTAATGTGGACCTGTTGACAAGATTAAAGGCATTGGTTTAACGTCTCAAAAATTCATAgtaaaaatttttcatttttaaaacaataaaccatacaacgagttgttccaaaaccgatcaaagtgaatatattatttaaacatcagagtaaatatTGAAAATTGCTAATGCGAAAAAACTTTGGTGGATgcggtacctgaaaccataaccataaaaactgtaagcacaaagctttatgagttcccaaaataccacataccatacataccattGGGCCTAGCCCGCACATTACGCCCAACCCATCATAATGGGCCTATCCCAGCATacaaatgcaagagtcacaaagacaactagcacccTATATAACATTCAATGGGCCTAGCCCTTCCTGATCCATAGGCCTAGCCCATCATAAAAACGGGCCTAGCCCGTcatacaatgggcctagcccaacttaccatgcaagagtcataaagacaaTTAGCATAAAATATCCTAgtggaccgacattggtgccttcgacctacaggtacagtgaggagactcacctgaatcaCAAAACAGAATAACACTCAACTCAAAATCACGTCAACCAAAACTAACTGCTCTCCTGCCAAAAGATGGGTGCAAAACACCTCCTGCTAATCCAAATAAGTCAAACCAtaaaacttccaaaaataaagaTTGACCAAAAAGTCAACCCAtaccaaaagtcaacggtcaaaggcAACGAACAGAGTTGACTTTAGCTTACCGCCATGTTGTGGTCTTCACTGAGCCAACTTACGGGAAATTCCTAAGTGCCATGCTGTGGCGACCTATGGCCATGTCGTGGGCAATGGGTTTCCaacagcttaatggattaagctgccTTCCtcgattccaagagctccaaagctcagatatGGTACAAACTATGGTCTAACCATTAAGATGCCTAAATATATCAAGATCTCAAACCCTAGGTCCAAATAAAGCCAAAATCCATAATGTCTTAACCATTAAGCCCCTAATTCGAAAAAGTCCTTAACCACAACTCTTCCAGAAGCTAAAGGGGGTACCAAAGGTCCATAAAAATGATTACTTGGTGGAAATCCATGACCCATGCATGTCCTTAACTCCACTTAGGTCAAATGGCAAAAAATGACCTAAAACTTATGCAAGATTCATAAATCACAACCAAACCCCATATCCATAAGATATGATACTCAAGGGACACTAGGTAGAAATAAAGTTGCCAATTTTATTCCATCCATTCTTTCAAATCAACTCAATGatccaaaagggaccaaaacaacCTAGATCGAAGAGAATAACTCAAAATATAGAGACTTGGATCCTTACAAATGGTCTAGAAGGCGATAACCAAGATGATAAAGTGTTGCTTGCTTGATCCTTGCTCCAATTCTTCCTTACTTCCTTCCCAAAAGCACCAAAACCACCCAAAATGAGCCAAAACCACTAAGAGGGAAaggattagggtttatatgaggtTGAGGGGGATAGAGGCTAAGAAATGAACCATAGAATCGAGTTAGAGAGGCTTAAATACAAAGGGAACCCTAAAAGAGTCACGACCTCAACGCCACTTGACACCCCAACCCCAAACTTAAAATCATTGAGATACTTGACCATTTCTTTACCAACACCTTTCATAGGTAACTTGGAAACCAAACATCTCCATATCGTGCCTACTACAATAGGTCGTATTCCCTTGTCAGGTTTTAAGAGTGGCGTAAGAGGAGCAGAGGAAACAAATTCTGCCAAACTCGAAGGGCAACTTCCCCTAGCCATAGATTAACCACATATCTAATAGCACGTAGCAGGTCTTTGGCTATAACTGAACCTTCTCCAAAAAGAGCATCCAAAAATGTGTTGAGCTCTTAAACCATCTCTCCCACAAGAGGTTCCTTTTAGGGAATGATTTAATTCCCTTAAGGACATTGTCAATATCCATTACAAGGGAATGTTCTGAAAATATGGTACTCAACATGGATGGTGGTAGCTTGCTTGGATGCTTATCCCCCAATGCCTTCTTGGTATCATCCCTATATGGATTAACCCCCAAGGAACAAAATACTTTCATTGCTATTGTGAAATGCCAATCTGCAACCTTTCACAAACATTGTCTGATGTTAATGTCacctagggatgaaagtgggtccaaacccggaccggatggacccggacccggaaaacccgaaaccggttaacgggattttatagaaccggaaaccggatcggtatataggaaccggttctggTTTGGTTCCaggtatggttccgggtaaaatgggtctagaaccggaaaacccggaaacatcaaagtgggtaggtt includes these proteins:
- the LOC111904472 gene encoding B-box zinc finger protein 22 isoform X1, encoding MKIQCNVCGSAEATVLCCADEAALCWACDEKIHAANKLASKHQRVPLSNSNKQMPKCDICQEGDGYFFCLEDRALLCRKCDVAIHTVNSLVSSHQRFLLTGVKIGLETSSDPVSSSSVKSLPCEKIPESLSLPKSTNTQYNKVLREDFSYPKLTYGGGSPAEVIQQWQFDEFFGLTDPNQNYDYINNTSSNKGDSSKMGDSDCCSILRALEVELDSEDCLGQVSESSWAVPQIYSPPTASGLCSPKQEHCHEMSTAAFVPDVCYNDMSNSHHSMQTLKRRRNF
- the LOC111904472 gene encoding B-box zinc finger protein 22 isoform X2; amino-acid sequence: MKIQCNVCGSAEATVLCCADEAALCWACDEKIHAANKLASKHQRVPLSNSNKQMPKCDICQEGDGYFFCLEDRALLCRKCDVAIHTVNSLVSSHQRFLLTGVKIGLETSSDPVSSSSVKSLPCEKIPESLSLPKSTNTQYNKVLREDFSYPKLTYGGGSPAEVIQQWQFDEFFGLTDPNQNYDYINNTSSNKQDGRLRLLFNSKSIGGRIGQ